The following are encoded together in the Thalassolituus oleivorans MIL-1 genome:
- a CDS encoding TolC family outer membrane protein — protein MKKLLSITSALLASTLASAADLSTIYEQAASNDPEVASARASREADDYNVMIARGALLPQAQLNYNISKINSEAESIDFTTGQSVDANKNYTLNELELAASMSLFNLNSWYSYRAAITGNRGSELQLQLAEQQLLLRTAEAYFDVLRSQDNLSTAKAEEKAVKRSLEQTKQRYDVGLIAITEVYEAQAGYDLSYVNLLGQEAALEISYEAVENLTGERYESVAPLKEKIVMELPEPSDPNEWVASGLSKYPSILLAESGRDTVRLQRNAARSNHLPTVKLVASYSEADQAPFGTSEDPTDSTTKVVGVQLSVPLLAGGSLYAQSKQAALNYAAADYDLEKQRRDVKQNIRSLYHKVRTDVLNIKARKQAIKSAKSALDATETGYKVGTRNIVEVLDAQRNLYQAQRDYANARYDYIINLLNLKFFAGTLNEQDIQMLNTWLDA, from the coding sequence ATGAAAAAATTGCTTTCGATTACCTCAGCCCTGCTAGCGTCGACCCTTGCTAGCGCTGCTGACCTTAGCACCATTTATGAACAAGCAGCCAGTAACGATCCTGAAGTGGCCTCGGCGCGCGCTTCTCGCGAAGCGGATGACTATAACGTCATGATTGCTCGCGGTGCTTTACTGCCGCAGGCCCAGCTAAATTACAACATCAGTAAGATTAATTCAGAAGCTGAGTCAATCGACTTCACCACTGGTCAATCGGTCGATGCCAACAAAAATTATACCCTTAACGAGTTAGAGCTAGCGGCGAGCATGTCGCTGTTTAATTTGAATAGTTGGTATTCTTATCGGGCAGCGATTACAGGGAACAGAGGCTCGGAGCTTCAGTTGCAGTTGGCAGAACAACAGTTGCTGTTGCGCACAGCAGAAGCTTACTTTGATGTGCTGCGCTCACAAGACAACCTATCGACTGCGAAAGCAGAAGAAAAGGCCGTTAAGCGTTCACTTGAGCAAACGAAACAGCGTTACGACGTTGGCTTGATTGCCATTACTGAAGTATATGAAGCGCAAGCGGGTTACGATTTGAGCTATGTGAATCTGTTAGGTCAAGAAGCTGCGCTAGAGATCAGCTATGAAGCAGTCGAAAACCTAACCGGTGAGCGCTACGAAAGTGTTGCCCCCCTAAAAGAAAAAATAGTGATGGAGTTGCCTGAGCCTTCGGATCCGAATGAGTGGGTTGCTTCAGGCTTGAGCAAATATCCAAGTATATTGTTGGCTGAAAGTGGTCGGGATACGGTGCGCTTGCAGCGCAATGCGGCGCGTTCAAACCATTTACCAACGGTAAAATTAGTCGCATCTTATTCAGAAGCCGATCAGGCACCATTTGGTACCAGTGAAGACCCAACCGATAGCACTACAAAAGTGGTAGGGGTGCAGTTATCTGTACCATTGCTGGCTGGAGGGTCGTTATATGCACAGAGCAAGCAAGCAGCCTTGAACTATGCCGCTGCAGATTACGATTTAGAGAAGCAACGTCGTGATGTGAAGCAAAATATTCGTAGTCTTTATCACAAAGTGCGTACAGACGTGTTGAATATCAAAGCGCGTAAGCAGGCGATCAAGTCGGCTAAGAGTGCCTTAGATGCAACAGAAACAGGATATAAAGTGGGTACGCGTAACATCGTTGAAGTGTTGGATGCACAGCGTAATCTTTATCAAGCACAGCGCGATTATGCGAATGCTCGTTATGACTACATCATCAATTTGCTGAATCTTAAGTTCTTTGCCGGCACCTTGAATGAGCAAGATATTCAAATGTTGAACACTTGGCTGGATGCATAA
- the waaA gene encoding lipid IV(A) 3-deoxy-D-manno-octulosonic acid transferase yields the protein MPRYLYTLLYTLLLPIFVARLWWRGRVNPGYRQRISERFGIIPHRPAANGLWIHAVSVGETLAAAPLVRRFMLQHPNVPVIVTTTTPTGSEQVKRLFGESVFHMYLPYDVPLFLTRFIHKLRPGLLIIMETELWPNLLASCAKHRVPVMLANARLSEKSARGYQKFNKLTAPMLSQLSLVAAQNADDGQRFLSLGLAENKLDVTGSIKFDVTVPAGINAKGAELRQQWGSERRVLALASSHPGEDERLLDLYPQLLKACPDLLLMLIPRHPERFEAVTNAVRSRGLRVQRRSNGPATKTTQVYVADSMGEMLLLLAAADVVLMGGSLIERGGHNPIEPAALGKATLIGPNYTNFAAIVDTLVEAEALAVVDADDGLLTALQTFLADPERCAAMGRNAQQTVDANRGAVEHLSGIAAGFLRL from the coding sequence GTGCCTCGATACTTATACACCCTGCTTTATACTCTGTTACTGCCGATTTTTGTTGCGCGCCTCTGGTGGCGTGGTCGAGTAAATCCCGGCTATCGTCAACGCATATCTGAGCGTTTTGGCATCATCCCACATCGTCCTGCAGCAAATGGCCTCTGGATTCATGCGGTATCGGTCGGCGAGACCTTAGCCGCTGCACCACTGGTGCGCCGCTTTATGCTGCAACATCCTAATGTCCCCGTGATAGTTACCACCACAACGCCAACGGGATCTGAACAAGTTAAACGACTATTCGGCGAAAGCGTGTTTCACATGTACTTGCCTTACGATGTTCCATTATTTTTAACGCGATTTATCCATAAGTTACGGCCCGGCTTATTAATTATTATGGAAACAGAGCTTTGGCCCAATTTACTGGCTAGCTGCGCCAAGCACCGAGTGCCGGTAATGCTTGCAAACGCGCGCCTATCGGAGAAATCAGCGCGGGGTTATCAGAAATTTAATAAGCTAACCGCACCGATGCTCAGCCAGCTGAGTCTTGTGGCCGCGCAGAATGCGGATGATGGCCAACGCTTTTTGTCCTTGGGGCTTGCTGAAAATAAACTCGATGTCACCGGCAGTATTAAGTTTGATGTGACTGTTCCAGCAGGTATTAACGCTAAGGGGGCGGAGCTACGTCAGCAATGGGGTAGCGAACGTCGTGTACTGGCTTTAGCCTCAAGTCATCCGGGCGAAGATGAACGTCTTTTAGACTTATATCCGCAACTGCTTAAAGCCTGTCCAGATTTGTTACTGATGCTGATACCACGACACCCAGAACGTTTCGAGGCAGTGACCAACGCAGTACGCAGTCGCGGACTAAGAGTGCAACGCCGCAGCAATGGCCCAGCAACAAAAACAACCCAAGTATATGTCGCCGACAGCATGGGTGAGATGCTGCTGTTACTGGCCGCCGCCGACGTGGTGCTGATGGGCGGTAGCTTGATCGAACGCGGTGGGCACAATCCGATTGAACCAGCAGCGCTCGGTAAAGCGACGTTGATTGGCCCTAATTACACCAATTTTGCTGCAATTGTGGACACCTTAGTGGAAGCGGAAGCGCTTGCGGTCGTCGATGCCGATGACGGCTTGTTAACGGCTCTACAGACATTTCTGGCCGACCCAGAACGGTGCGCTGCAATGGGCCGCAATGCTCAGCAAACTGTTGATGCGAATCGCGGTGCCGTTGAGCACTTAAGTGGTATAGCGGCTGGATTTTTAAGGCTCTAG
- the hldE gene encoding bifunctional D-glycero-beta-D-manno-heptose-7-phosphate kinase/D-glycero-beta-D-manno-heptose 1-phosphate adenylyltransferase HldE, which yields MDVTIPDFHQARVLVFGDVMLDRYWQGPTSRISPEAPVPVVKIQDIENRAGGAGNVALNIATLGAGVDLLGITGNDDNGSALADMLAKSGVDCSFLHHPLHPTITKLRIISRHQQLIRLDFEEAFDATDLSHLYVDFDQRIKGAGVVILSDYGKGALSNPQRLIAVAREQNVPVLVDPKGTDFERYRGATLITPNLSEFEAVVGPCLTDEQLVAKGQELIQRYNLQAVLVTRSEKGMTLIERDAEPFHLPTRAREVFDVTGAGDTVISVLAACLAAGQNFQQATTLANTAAGVVVGKLGTATVTTEELRRELRSESQQGAGLFDEESLMALVQEARARGETLVMTNGCFDIIHPGHVQYLKEAKALGDRLLVAVNADESVSRLKGPSRPINTIDHRMAVLAGLESVDWVVPFTEDTPERLICRVLPDILVKGGDYKIEQVAGGQCVQKNGGDVIILSFKDNCSTSAIVKRIQETDA from the coding sequence ATGGATGTAACCATTCCCGATTTTCATCAAGCCCGTGTTTTAGTGTTTGGTGACGTAATGTTGGACCGTTATTGGCAAGGGCCGACCTCGCGTATATCACCTGAGGCGCCTGTCCCAGTGGTTAAAATTCAAGATATTGAAAATCGCGCGGGTGGAGCCGGTAACGTAGCTCTCAACATAGCGACGCTTGGCGCAGGAGTGGATTTACTCGGAATTACAGGTAATGATGACAACGGCTCTGCGCTTGCTGATATGTTGGCAAAATCTGGCGTCGATTGTAGCTTTCTCCATCATCCTCTGCACCCCACGATTACCAAACTACGCATTATCAGCCGTCATCAGCAATTGATTCGACTGGATTTTGAAGAAGCATTTGATGCGACCGATTTAAGTCATCTGTATGTCGATTTTGATCAGCGTATCAAAGGTGCGGGTGTCGTTATTTTGTCGGATTACGGTAAGGGGGCTTTAAGTAATCCGCAGCGCTTAATTGCAGTTGCGCGTGAGCAAAATGTTCCTGTCTTGGTTGATCCAAAAGGTACCGACTTCGAGCGCTATCGCGGTGCCACTTTAATTACCCCCAATCTTAGTGAGTTCGAGGCCGTTGTTGGTCCGTGCTTAACCGATGAGCAATTGGTCGCTAAGGGGCAGGAGTTAATTCAGCGTTATAATTTGCAGGCAGTATTGGTCACGCGTAGCGAAAAAGGTATGACTCTGATAGAGCGCGATGCTGAACCTTTCCACCTACCAACGCGCGCTCGTGAAGTGTTTGATGTTACCGGTGCCGGCGATACCGTTATTTCGGTATTAGCCGCGTGTTTAGCCGCAGGTCAAAATTTCCAACAGGCAACGACGTTAGCTAATACTGCTGCGGGTGTTGTCGTTGGTAAGTTGGGCACGGCAACCGTAACAACCGAAGAATTACGTCGTGAGTTACGCAGCGAGAGTCAGCAAGGTGCTGGTTTATTTGATGAAGAATCCTTAATGGCTTTAGTGCAAGAAGCGCGTGCGCGTGGTGAAACATTAGTCATGACCAATGGCTGTTTTGACATTATTCATCCCGGCCATGTGCAGTATTTAAAAGAAGCCAAAGCACTAGGTGATCGACTATTAGTTGCAGTTAATGCGGATGAGTCGGTAAGTCGTTTAAAAGGTCCAAGCCGACCGATCAATACCATTGATCATCGCATGGCGGTGTTGGCAGGGCTGGAAAGTGTTGATTGGGTTGTCCCGTTTACTGAAGACACGCCTGAACGCTTAATTTGCCGAGTATTACCTGACATTTTAGTCAAAGGTGGCGACTATAAAATTGAGCAAGTGGCCGGTGGCCAGTGCGTACAAAAAAATGGTGGCGACGTTATTATTTTAAGCTTTAAAGACAACTGCTCTACTAGTGCGATTGTAAAACGAATTCAGGAGACAGATGCATGA
- the rfaD gene encoding ADP-glyceromanno-heptose 6-epimerase: protein MIIVTGGAGFIGSNIVKTLNEQGRTDIIVVDDLSDGKQFYNISDCDIADYLDKDDFLQRVQLDDGLLDDVEVIFHEGACSSTTEWNGKFMMENNYEYSKTLLHACLEKGIAFLYASSASVYGGSDVFKEERRFEKPLNVYGYSKWQFDQYVRQLQCTYPDKVFPSQVVGFRYFNVYGPREQHKGSMSSVAFHFNNQLKDNGICKLFGGSGGYGDGEQRRDFVFVGDVVKVNLWFWQNPTQSGIFNLGTGNCQSFNDVADAVIKWHGEKGLQGSKSYTPFPEHLKGAYQSFTEADISALRAAGYTDAFANVEQGVFAYLDWLNA from the coding sequence ATGATTATCGTGACCGGTGGTGCGGGTTTTATTGGTAGCAATATTGTAAAAACGCTTAATGAACAAGGCCGCACCGATATTATTGTGGTTGATGACCTTAGTGATGGTAAGCAGTTTTACAATATCAGCGATTGCGATATTGCTGACTATTTAGATAAAGACGATTTTTTGCAGCGTGTGCAATTAGATGACGGCCTGCTTGATGACGTTGAAGTGATTTTCCACGAAGGTGCTTGTTCTTCCACTACAGAGTGGAATGGCAAATTCATGATGGAAAATAACTATGAATATTCTAAAACTTTGCTACATGCTTGTTTAGAAAAAGGCATCGCCTTTTTGTATGCGTCCAGTGCATCTGTATACGGTGGCAGCGATGTTTTTAAAGAAGAACGTCGTTTCGAAAAGCCGTTAAACGTTTATGGCTACTCCAAGTGGCAGTTTGATCAATACGTACGCCAACTACAGTGCACTTATCCAGATAAAGTATTTCCAAGTCAGGTTGTTGGTTTCCGCTATTTTAATGTTTATGGTCCGCGCGAGCAGCATAAAGGCTCAATGTCATCGGTCGCTTTCCACTTTAATAATCAACTAAAAGACAACGGTATCTGTAAGTTGTTTGGTGGCAGCGGTGGCTATGGTGATGGCGAACAGCGTCGCGATTTTGTTTTTGTTGGTGACGTCGTCAAAGTCAATTTATGGTTTTGGCAAAACCCAACACAAAGTGGCATCTTTAACTTAGGAACGGGTAACTGTCAGAGCTTTAATGATGTCGCTGACGCCGTGATTAAGTGGCATGGTGAAAAAGGCCTGCAAGGTAGTAAATCGTATACGCCATTTCCCGAACATTTGAAGGGCGCATATCAAAGCTTCACTGAAGCAGATATTAGTGCATTGCGTGCTGCAGGCTATACCGATGCATTTGCTAACGTAGAACAAGGTGTGTTCGCCTACTTGGACTGGTTGAATGCCTAA
- the lpxL gene encoding LpxL/LpxP family Kdo(2)-lipid IV(A) lauroyl/palmitoleoyl acyltransferase: MPKSLLMPQHWFVWLGLGLLRALTFLPYAWQLAIGRVIGLLLHKVAKSRRRIAERNIELCFPEKSEQERAILVRQIFIDNSIGLMETMMAWFRAPDYLLDRTEFIGFDQVKSHLAEGRGVMLLGAHYSMLDLAGSLTTNILPVSVSYRPQDNPVMNYVMERNRDRLYQQCFTRKDIRGFIRTLKKGNVLWYAQDQDFGRKNSVFVDFFGVPAATITATSRIAKAGNAVVIPMTYFRKEDNSGYVLTAYDPLPIPSDDEVEDARVANAFLESRLREHPSQYLWLHKRFKTRPDKNEKKGKIYQ; this comes from the coding sequence ATGCCTAAATCTTTATTGATGCCCCAGCACTGGTTCGTGTGGCTGGGGCTGGGATTGCTGCGCGCTCTTACGTTTTTACCTTATGCTTGGCAGTTAGCGATTGGCCGCGTTATTGGTTTGTTACTGCATAAAGTTGCAAAAAGTCGGCGCCGCATTGCTGAACGTAATATTGAACTCTGCTTTCCGGAGAAATCAGAGCAAGAGCGGGCAATATTGGTTCGTCAGATTTTCATCGACAACAGCATTGGTTTAATGGAAACCATGATGGCGTGGTTTCGTGCTCCAGATTATCTACTTGATCGTACCGAGTTCATTGGCTTTGATCAGGTTAAATCTCACCTGGCTGAAGGTCGTGGTGTGATGCTTTTAGGCGCTCATTACTCAATGCTAGATTTGGCAGGTTCATTAACCACGAATATCTTGCCTGTAAGCGTGAGCTATCGCCCTCAAGATAATCCTGTCATGAATTATGTCATGGAACGCAATCGAGATCGTTTATATCAGCAATGTTTCACCCGTAAAGATATTCGTGGATTTATTCGAACGCTGAAAAAAGGCAATGTGCTTTGGTATGCTCAAGATCAAGATTTTGGACGTAAGAATAGTGTGTTTGTCGATTTCTTTGGTGTACCTGCAGCAACTATTACTGCTACTTCTCGAATAGCCAAGGCAGGCAACGCGGTTGTTATTCCAATGACCTACTTTCGTAAAGAAGATAATAGTGGTTATGTACTAACCGCTTATGATCCATTACCAATCCCTAGTGACGATGAAGTCGAAGATGCACGCGTAGCAAATGCTTTTTTAGAGAGCAGACTGCGTGAACATCCTTCTCAGTATTTATGGCTACATAAGCGCTTTAAGACCCGGCCTGATAAAAATGAGAAAAAAGGTAAGATCTACCAGTGA
- a CDS encoding PLP-dependent aminotransferase family protein, whose amino-acid sequence MNNFRYLELETWLREGITNGRWKSGARLPSIRQLCEDHKVSKATVQHALHRLEAQRLVIAKPKSGYFIPHERAVKVSSKAQVTNAPTLITVSDVLIDVMSKNAAFDLMPSFVDGEKPSSIVALNRSLTRALRRQKGHLHQYYDVPAGDIHLRKQLAEMMHRRDCAAQPEELCITNGCQHALFLALMATCQAGDVVAVESPGFYGALQLLEQLQLKVIEIPASYTTGIDIAALESNLNVWPIKAIIVTPNFSTPTGSLMPNDNRIKLLALAEKFDIAVIEDDIYGEMGFHSATQPLAALDEHSRVISCSSFSKSLSRDLRVGWIKGARWHEKIIKLKLITQLASSSSTQQGLCDYIADGSYHLYLRRQKQTLLQQRDQLLTYLCQNWSFADYTVPEGGISLWVTLPEHCDTMQLYSQLSRSGITIIPGPIFSISNQFKSNLRLSFNHQWTEERIKALNVLKKYIA is encoded by the coding sequence GAAGAGCGGTGCTCGGCTCCCATCCATCCGCCAACTTTGCGAAGACCACAAAGTCTCTAAGGCGACTGTTCAGCATGCTCTACATAGGCTTGAGGCTCAGCGCCTAGTCATTGCCAAGCCTAAATCCGGCTACTTTATTCCGCACGAAAGAGCCGTGAAAGTGTCTTCAAAAGCACAAGTAACTAATGCGCCAACGCTGATTACCGTTAGTGATGTGCTCATCGACGTCATGTCTAAAAATGCGGCATTTGATCTGATGCCAAGTTTCGTCGACGGTGAAAAGCCTTCGAGTATTGTCGCCTTAAATCGAAGCCTCACTCGAGCGCTTAGAAGACAAAAAGGTCACTTACATCAGTATTACGATGTCCCAGCCGGTGATATCCACTTACGCAAGCAGTTGGCTGAAATGATGCACCGAAGAGACTGTGCAGCGCAGCCAGAAGAGCTATGCATCACAAACGGCTGCCAACATGCACTCTTCCTCGCGTTAATGGCTACGTGTCAGGCTGGGGATGTCGTTGCGGTTGAGTCACCTGGTTTTTATGGCGCCTTACAGCTGTTAGAACAACTGCAACTCAAAGTCATTGAAATACCAGCTTCATACACGACAGGAATTGATATTGCGGCGTTAGAATCAAACTTAAATGTATGGCCGATAAAAGCCATCATTGTGACGCCCAACTTTTCTACTCCAACCGGCTCACTTATGCCAAACGATAACCGCATTAAACTACTCGCTCTCGCCGAGAAATTCGATATTGCCGTTATCGAAGACGATATTTATGGAGAAATGGGATTTCATAGCGCCACTCAACCACTGGCTGCACTTGATGAACATAGCCGCGTCATTAGTTGCAGCTCGTTTTCCAAGAGTCTGAGCCGCGATCTAAGAGTCGGTTGGATCAAGGGCGCTCGATGGCATGAAAAAATAATAAAATTAAAGCTGATAACACAGTTAGCGAGTAGCAGTAGCACCCAACAAGGCCTCTGTGACTACATTGCCGATGGCAGCTATCACCTCTATCTTCGTCGGCAAAAACAGACGCTACTACAACAGCGTGATCAGTTACTGACTTACCTGTGCCAAAATTGGTCTTTTGCTGACTATACTGTACCAGAAGGAGGAATTTCGTTATGGGTAACACTCCCCGAACATTGCGATACGATGCAGTTATATTCCCAGCTTAGTCGATCTGGAATTACGATTATTCCCGGCCCTATTTTTTCAATTTCTAATCAATTCAAATCTAACCTCAGATTGAGTTTCAATCATCAGTGGACAGAAGAGAGAATAAAAGCCTTAAATGTATTGAAGAAATATATTGCGTAA